DNA sequence from the Syntrophales bacterium genome:
CTTTCTTCAAATTTCTGATGATATCATAATTGAGCGCCAGGGCCTGATGGAGCAACATTCCGTTCGCTGTTGACATGGCGGCCGCCATCACTCCCGCAAGAGCCAACCCTCCTATGAATATCGGCATATGCTGAGTAAACAGGATAGGCAACAACCAATCCGTATCGTGACCACCAGGAATCGTTGGCAATATCGCCCTGCCCGCAACACCAATAATAAGAAGAGCCGCAAAAATCACACCAATGACGAGTTGGCTATAGAGCGGTGTCGCTACCGCGATTTTTCGATTCTTCACCATCTGCATACGGCCAAGCCAATGGGGAGCTGCAGCACCGCCAAAAGAAGAAGCGATGAAAAGCCCTATCACAAACGATAAGGAATACGGCCCCAACATAGAGGTAAGCTGCCCCGGCGGAGTTGGTTTTCCACCTTCAACTGGAGCAGTACTCACCGTACTAAATGCCGCCCACATATGATCCCAGCCACCTGCATTGTGTAGAAGAACCCCTGCTGCGATAACCAGAGTAACAACTATAACAACCGTGTTGAAAAGATCGCTAATACCCACCGACCACATGCCCCCGGCAGCGGTATAAATCAGGAAGAGGAGAAAAATAAAAATAGCAACAGCGTACGGTATACCCGTTATCGTGGCTATAATTATACCAACGGCTTTAATTTGGATCATTACATAGGCAAGATATCCCAGCAACATTGAAAGAGCGCCAAGCGCCTGCAAGCCACTTCTCTCGGCGTGCGGCTCAAAGCGAAATCGAAGGTATTCAGGTATAGTTCGCGCGGGCAATTCCGGCATCCGCAACTTGTTTGCCAGAAATGGCATCAGTGAATTTGCGAAAAAATATCCAGCATATATAGCTGTAATTGAACATAATCCAACCTTATAGGTCATGCTTGGAAAGCCAATTACAGAAGCAGCGCTTACCCACGTTGCTGAAAACATGCCGATGCTGACCCACAACCCTATATTAAACCCACCAGCAACAAAGTCAGTTAAACCTTTTGATTTTTTATACCCCATGTGACCAAACCACGTTAGTAACGCAAAATATGCAATAAATATAGTTATATATATTATCGTATTAGAACCCATTTTATTTTCCCTTCCTTATTGTGTCAGTCTGGTAAGAATGTTTTTATTGAGTTGGGCTTCTATTCATTACGGAATATACTTCCCGTACCTCCACCCCATCGTTTCACCCCCGATTTCTCTACCTTCCACAAGATATAGAAACCCCATATATAGCCAGAAAACATACAAACTGCCCAAAAAAGAACTGTTTTAAATGGCATAATATCCCCCTTATCAATTGTTAGTTTTGCTGTTATGTTTATAAAAAGATACCTCAGTGAAATATTACTATCTCACCACAAGAACAGAAATGTTTTGGGCTTTGTGTACTACACCATATGAAACGCTGCCCAAAGCTGTCCCTACAAGGCGACCTCTTCCATGGGATCCCAAAACAATGAGATCAACCGCCTTCTCTTTTACTAACTCTAAGATTGTATTAACAGGGTGTCCCATCCTTATGATTGCCTCACACTTGACACCCCTTTGCCTGCATAATTCTTCTTTTTTCTTTAGAAAATCTTCCATGTTCCCTTTTATTTCATCATAGATAGGTTTAGCCATCTCATAGGGTCCACCCGGAACAGGAGTCAACATACTTTCAAACATGCCTTGGTCTATTATATGTGCTAGTATAATCGGCACCCCTAAACTTTCGGCTAATTTGACTCCGGTTTCAAAAGCTTTTTCGGAGGCTTCCGAACCATCTAATGCTAAAAGAATGCTCTTAAACATACTGTATCTCCTTTCCTTCCATAAATTGTTTTTACCATTGACGTTAATTTAATCCTCCCTTCTCTCTTATATCTATTCTCTATTTGAAGGCATGCAATCATTCAACCCAGATTATACAGCCAGCCCCCTGGGTCAACCCGCCACAGATGGCGCAGGCTGCATAACCGCCGCCATTTGCTTTCAGGTTGTATGCCGCCGTCATCATCAACCGCGCTCCGCTTGCTGTGTTTGGATGGCCAATGGCAATAGCGCTCCCATTGACGTTTAATCTTTTTTTCAAATCCTGGTACTGCTTCTCATCGTTATCCAGAATGGGTCGCTCCGACGCCTCCTTTGCCATTTCATCGTAATTGGCAGACATGAATCTTTTGTTAGATAAAAGCTTCGCCGAAACAAGGGGAACGCATGCGAAAGCCTCATTTATCTCAATAAATTTCATGTCGTCGATACTCATCTTTGTTTCGTCAAGACATTTCTTAATTGCGAAACCCGGCGATACCGGCATGATCCTGGGCTGAAGGGCTATTGATGACATGACCACGATGGTATAAAGAATATCCAGGCCCATCTGCTCCGCTTTCTCTCTTTTCATTATTATCTGGGCAGTCGCACCATCATTCATTCCCGGCGAATTGCCGGCCGTGCAGGTTGGATTACCGAAAACCGGCTTTAACTTGGCAAGGCCCTCTAAACTGATATCCTTTCGATACTGTTCGTCAATATCGAGTAATTTCTGAGATACAACCGCCCTTTTTTTATCTTTTTTTACAATTTCAAAGGGTTCCATTTCTTGCTTAAAGAAACCGCGTTCCCACGCCTTGCCATAATTCACATGACTGGCCAAGGCAAACTCGTCCTGCTCCTCTCTGGCTACGTTGTATTCAACAGCCACATTACCAGAATCGACTATAACCGGGGCATAATCCTTATATCCAAGAGGAATAATGGGATCCTCTACAAGGAATGAGGTATGGCGCTTGCCTTCCCATCTTATTCCACGCAGTAAGAACGGAATCGTACTGAAACTCGTTGAGCCCCCGGACATTACAATCCGGGCTTCCCCAAGCTGGATACTCCTGCCGCCGTATTTTGCAGCATCCATTGCAGATATACATGCCTGATCAAAGGCCACCGAAGGCCTCTCGGCAGGAATCCCGGCCTTGAGCATGGTCTGGCGGGCCACCACCGGGGTATATGGATCTTTGGTGCTGCTCGTATCACCATTACCCCACCAGACCTCATCAATTAATTCAGGGGCCAGGTTTATTCTCGTCATGCTATTCTTCATGGCGACGGCGCCCAGATCATAGATATCAATATCCTTCAATGATCCCCCGAAACGGCCAAAAGGCGTCCTTACCGCACTTACGCAAACCAAATCGTCCTTACTCTTCTGGAAATTCATCTTCTAGACTCCTTGTTTCTTGTATTGTCAAATAAAGGTTACATGGCAACCCATCCACCATCAACGCTCAGTATTACCCCTGTCGTATAACTGGCCCCGGGAGATGCCAAAAACAGTGTCGCAGCCTTCAGCTCATCTTCTCCACCGAAGCGGTGCACGGGAATGAAGCTCAGTAATCGTTCTCCGCCACTCTCCAGCGTC
Encoded proteins:
- a CDS encoding thiolase family protein, translating into MNFQKSKDDLVCVSAVRTPFGRFGGSLKDIDIYDLGAVAMKNSMTRINLAPELIDEVWWGNGDTSSTKDPYTPVVARQTMLKAGIPAERPSVAFDQACISAMDAAKYGGRSIQLGEARIVMSGGSTSFSTIPFLLRGIRWEGKRHTSFLVEDPIIPLGYKDYAPVIVDSGNVAVEYNVAREEQDEFALASHVNYGKAWERGFFKQEMEPFEIVKKDKKRAVVSQKLLDIDEQYRKDISLEGLAKLKPVFGNPTCTAGNSPGMNDGATAQIIMKREKAEQMGLDILYTIVVMSSIALQPRIMPVSPGFAIKKCLDETKMSIDDMKFIEINEAFACVPLVSAKLLSNKRFMSANYDEMAKEASERPILDNDEKQYQDLKKRLNVNGSAIAIGHPNTASGARLMMTAAYNLKANGGGYAACAICGGLTQGAGCIIWVE
- a CDS encoding sodium:solute symporter family protein, producing the protein MGSNTIIYITIFIAYFALLTWFGHMGYKKSKGLTDFVAGGFNIGLWVSIGMFSATWVSAASVIGFPSMTYKVGLCSITAIYAGYFFANSLMPFLANKLRMPELPARTIPEYLRFRFEPHAERSGLQALGALSMLLGYLAYVMIQIKAVGIIIATITGIPYAVAIFIFLLFLIYTAAGGMWSVGISDLFNTVVIVVTLVIAAGVLLHNAGGWDHMWAAFSTVSTAPVEGGKPTPPGQLTSMLGPYSLSFVIGLFIASSFGGAAAPHWLGRMQMVKNRKIAVATPLYSQLVIGVIFAALLIIGVAGRAILPTIPGGHDTDWLLPILFTQHMPIFIGGLALAGVMAAAMSTANGMLLHQALALNYDIIRNLKKEKIDDEKMIKWNRIIIVLLGVAATALALNPPKLIAIVGALVFGFWGCTYILPAFVGLYWKRFNKQAAYWVSIAGPLTFVVTNKLIKAKMMSGIIPDMVWGLGVGIIGAVILSYMFSPSPKAGWEPYWEEKVSEDTKKTILAAMREVSHPAK
- a CDS encoding universal stress protein — its product is MFKSILLALDGSEASEKAFETGVKLAESLGVPIILAHIIDQGMFESMLTPVPGGPYEMAKPIYDEIKGNMEDFLKKKEELCRQRGVKCEAIIRMGHPVNTILELVKEKAVDLIVLGSHGRGRLVGTALGSVSYGVVHKAQNISVLVVR